Genomic DNA from Halomonas sp. BDJS001:
TCGCCTTGTGTCAAACGCTGGCGCACCTCTTCCGCGCGTGCGCGGGCTTGGTTTTCATCACGATTTGGGGTCAGGGCAATCAGCACGTGGCGGGCACGGGCCTCTTCAATAAAGTTCTGCTCGCTGGACTGACCGGGCTGCTGATTTAGAAAGCGCTCGACGTCGCGGTCACTGACCGATACGCGGTTACTGATCTGCCGCTGCTGCACTTGGCGCATCAACATTTCGCGGCGAATGTCTTCACGCACGCTGGCCAGCGTCATGCCATCGGCTTCCACGGCATCGGCAAATTCATCCAGCGTCATGCCGTTGGATTCAGCAATTGAGCGAACCTGCCTGTTGAGCTCGGTATCATCAATGCTCAAATTGGCATCTTTCGCCATTTGCAGTTGGATCTCTTCCATCACCATGCGTTCAAGCACCTGACGCTCCAACTGGGAGCGCGGCGGAAGGTTGCCGCCCTGAGCTTGCGCCTGCTGCTCGATTTGCGCCATCCGATCATTAAGCTCGCTGCGCATAATCACATCATCGTTAAC
This window encodes:
- a CDS encoding peptidylprolyl isomerase, yielding MKMRKPLLGRMKQLSAGSLLALCVGAGLALAPLALQAQDFQSTQRQALDSVVAVVNDDVIMRSELNDRMAQIEQQAQAQGGNLPPRSQLERQVLERMVMEEIQLQMAKDANLSIDDTELNRQVRSIAESNGMTLDEFADAVEADGMTLASVREDIRREMLMRQVQQRQISNRVSVSDRDVERFLNQQPGQSSEQNFIEEARARHVLIALTPNRDENQARARAEEVRQRLTQGEDFASVAREMSDDSGTALNGGELGWVRPGQTVPAFEEAMRELDVNQISQPVRSQFGYHVIEVEERRRQNVTQESQREQVRQAIFQRRANEELETWQQEVRSQAFVDIRL